CTGCTCGGCCGGGCGGTAGCGACCGCGCTGACCGCCGTCGATCATTTGGCCCCTTAGCTGGGGAACTAACTGTGGGTAGCAGTGTGATAGATCACCGTGTGCGCTTGGTGGCAGGATCTTCCAGTATCCGGGACGCCTTTTAGGGGCAATTCGGGCGGGGTCGCGTCCCACCATGTGACAGCCTGTTGTCGTTCCGGTCACGCAATGAATCGGGCATAATGCCTTAGATCCGCCCATATAGCAGGCTGCTCTCTAATACCAAAGCCAGGTCAGATGCGCAAGTAGTCAGTGCTTAGACCGTTGCGAATCTGCAATCCACGGGTTTGGTGCCGGGCCGAGCTTCGTCCTACCTTTGCCGCACGTTGCACTGCGTGACAACGGCAGGTCAGCCTGCCGACTGCTGGTGCGGCGTAGGAGATGAGGAGGCTCAATGCAGGTCCGCAGGCTCGCCGCCTGGGCCGCACTTCCGCTCGCTGTCACCCTGGGCCTGACGGCCTGTGGCAAGAGCGGTGGCGACTCGGGAAGCGCCAACCAGAACGGCGTCGTTTCGATCGGTATTTCCGAACCGAAGCACCTGATCCCCACGAACACCGCCGAGACCGGCGGTTCGCAGGTGCTCTCCGCGCTGTTCGCCCCCCTGGTCGACTTCGACGAGGCCAACAAGCCCTTCGAGGTCGCGGCCCAGGAGATCACCACCACGGACAACAAGACGTGGACCGTCAAGCTGAAGGACGGCTGGACGTTCCACAACGGCGAGCCGGTGACCGCCGACAGCTACATCAACGCCTGGAACTACGGCGCCTACGGCCCGAACGCCCAGGACAACAACTACTTCTTCGACAAGATCGAAGGCTACAAGGCCATGAACCCGGCTGAGGCGACCGCCACGCCGGAGGCCAACACCCTCACCGGCCTGAAGAAGGTCGACGACAAGACCTTCACGGTCACCCTGAGCGCGCCGTTCAGCGAGTTCAAGTCGCTGCTGGGCTACACCGCGTTCTACCCGCTGCCGAAGGCCGCGTGGGAGAGCGACACCGCCGCTCCGCTGGTCCTCAAGAAGGACTTCGAGCAGGCGCCGGTCGGCAACGGCCCGTTCAAGATCAAGGGCACCTGGCAGCACGACTCCCAGGTCGAGGTCGAGAAGTACGACGCGTTCGCGGGCACCAAGCCGCACATCGGCGGCGCCCTGTTCAAGATCTACCAGAACAGCGACGCCGAGTACGCCGACCTGCTGGCGAACAACCTCGACGTCGTGAAGCAGATCCCGACCGAGAGCCTGTCGACGGTGCAGGGCGACCTGGGCGACCGCTTCCAGCAGTCCCCGTCGTCGAGCTTCACCTTCCTGGCGTTCCCGACGTTCGACCCGCGTTTCAAGGACGTGGACGTGCGTAAGGCGATCTCGATGGCGATCGACCGCGAGGAGATCGCGAACAAGATCTTCCAGGGTTCGCAGAAGGCGGCGTACTCCTTCACCTCGCCGGTCGTCGCGGGCTACCGCGACAAGACCTGCGGCACGGCGTGCGAGTTCAACCCGACCGAGGCCAAGTCGCTGTACGAGAAGGCGAAGGGCCCGAAGGAGCTGAACATCAGCTACAACGCCGACGGCCCGCACAAGCAGTGGGTCGAGGCCACCTGCAACCAGCTGAAGACGAACCTGGGCGTGGACTGCGTGGCCACCCCGGAGCCGAAGTTCGCCGACCTGCTCACCAAGGTCAAGGCGAAGGAGGACGTCGGCATGTTCCGCCTGGGCTGGGCCTTCGACTACCCGTCGATGGAGAACTACCTGGGCCCGCTGTACTCGACCAACGGTTCGTCGAACTACTACGGCTACAGCAACCCGGAGTTCGACAGCCTGGTCAAGGCCGGCACCGAGGCGCCGACCACGGACGAGGCCATCAAGAAGTACCAGGAGGCCGAGGACATCCTCGCCAAGGACCTGCCGGTCCTGCCCCTGCGCTTCGGCCAGAACGTCTTCGGTCACTCGACCAAGGTGAAGAACGTCGCGATCGACCTGTTCACCCGCGTCGACCTCAACAAGATCGAGTCGGTCGGCTGACCCGCTGACGACTGATTGACGGTGGTGGTGCCGGTCCCGATCGGGCCGGCACCACCACCGGTCTGAGCACCCCCACCCACCTCCCCTGCCCTGAAGGCCGGGATCCGCGCACTGCCACCACGTCGACCGCGGCACCGTGGTACGAAAGACGCAATTCGTACCTAATCGTGCTGCCAGGTGAGAGAAGAAATCGACGATGTTCCGCTACCTAGTGCGGCGCCTGCTACAGATGATCCTGGTCTTCCTCGGGACCACGTTCATCGTGTTCGCGCTCATGTTCGCCGGCGGCGAAGGCGACCCGATCCAGAACCTGGCCGGCGAGAAGCCGGTCAGCGCCAGCCAGCGCGCTCAGCTGATCGAGAAGTTCCACCTCAACGACGGCTTCTTCGAGCGCTACTGGTACTACCTCAAGGACCTCGTCACCGGAAACCTCGGTGAGTCCCTGACCGGCCGCGACATCGGCACCATGATCGCGGAGGCCTTCCCGGCCACCGCCATGCTCGCGACGATCGCCATCCTGGTCACGATCCTCTTCGGCGTCAGCGCCGGAGTGATCGCCGGCATCCGGCGCGGCAGCATCTTCGACAACTCGACGCTGGTCCTGACGCTGGTCATCATCGGCATCCCGACCGTGGTGCTCGCGCCGCTGGGCCAGTTGCTGTTCGGCGTGAAGTTCCCGATCTTCCCGGCCACCGCGAACAACCCGCCCACCTGGTACGAGCTGATCCTGCCCGGCATCGTGCTGGGCCTGCTGTCGGTGGCGACCGCGATGCGGCTGACCAGAGCGTCGGTCGCGGAGAACCTGCGCGCGGACTTCGTGCGTACGGCCAAGTCGAAGGGCATGCCCGGCCGCCGTGTGATCGGCGTGCACGTGCTGCGCAACTCGCTGATCCCGATCGTCACCTTCATCGGTGTCGAGCTGGGCTCGCTGATGGGCGGCGCGATCATCACCGAGCGCGTTTTCAACATCTCCGGCGTCGGCAACCTGCTCTACAAGAACCTCCGGCTGGGCGACGCGCCGGTCGTCATCGGCACGGTCAGCGTGCTGGTGATCGTGTTCCTGGTCGCGAACCTGATCGTGGACCTGCTGTACGCGGTGCTCGACCCGCGGATCCGGTACGAGTAGGCGGAAGACAATGAGTGATTTCGAGACTGTGACCGCCACCGAGCTGCACAGCGCGACCCCGGGCCCGGCCGGCGCGCCGAACGCGCCCGGCCAGCCGCACACCATGGAGGTCAGCAAGCCGCGCAGCGCCACCGCCGACGCGTGGCGCGACCTGCGCCGCCGCCCGCTGTTCTGGCTGGCCGTCGCGATCGGCCTGCTGGTGCTGGCCATCACCGCGGTGCCCAGCCTGTTCACCAGCGGGGACCCGCTGGCCTGTTCGCTGTCGAACCAGAACGCGGCGCCCAGCGGGGCGGCCATCTTCGGTTACGACTACCAGGGCTGCGACGTCTACACGCGGGCCATCTACGGCACCCGCAACTCGATGATGATCGGCTTCTTCTCGGCGCTGTTCGCCGGTTTCCTCGCCATCGTCGCCGGGCTCACCTCCGGCTTCTTCGGCGGGGCGGTCGACGCGGTGATCTCCCGGATCGTCGACATCGTGCTCGGCCTGCCGCTGATCCTGGCCGGCCTGGTCCTGATGTACCGCATCGACAACGCGGGCGGCGGCAACGGCGCGCGCATCGCCGGCTTCGTGCTGATCCTGGGCGGCCTGGGCTGGACCACCGCCGCGCGAGTGGTCCGCTCCTCGGTCATCACCGCCAAGAACCAGGACTACGTCGCCGCGGCGCGCATGCTCGGCGCGGGCAACGGCCGCATCATGTGGCGGCACATCCTGCCGAACGCGCTGGCGCCGTTCCTGGTGGTCATCACGATCGCGCTGGGCACGTTCATCGCGGCCGAGGCGTCGCTGTCCTTCCTCGGCGTGGGCCTGGAGCCCCCGGCGCAGTCGTGGGGCCAGCAGATCTCGGCGGCCTCCCCGATCGGCCTGGTGCGCACCAACCCGATCCCGCTGCTCGTCCCGTCCACCTTCCTCGCGCTGACGGTGCTCGCCTTCATCATCATGGGCGACAAGATCCGCGAAGCGTTCGACCCGAAGCTCCGGTGATCTGCCATGACTGACATCCGCGTAGAAGACGCGTACGCACCCCGGGCCGGTGCGCAGCACCTGCTCGAGGTGAAGGACCTGTTCGTCGAGTTCCACACCCGCGACGGCGTGGCCCGCGTGATCAACGGCGTGTCGTACCACCTGGACCCGGGCGAGACGCTCGCGGTGCTGGGCGAGTCCGGCTCGGGCAAGTCGGTCACCGCGCAGGCGATCATGGGCATCCTGGACATGCCGCCCGCGAAGATCCCGAGCGGGCAGATCCTCTACAAGGGCGAGGACCTGCTCGCCATGCCGGAGGAGAAGCGCCGGCAGGTGCGCGGCAAGGAGATCGCCATGATCTTCCAGGACGCGCTGTCGGCCCTGAACCCGGTCTTCCCGGTCGGCTGGCAGATCTCCGAGACGCTGCGCACCCGCGCGGGCATGTCGAAGAAGGACGCCACCAGGCGGGCGATCGAGCTGATGGACCAGGTCAAGATCCCGGCAGCGAAAGCCCGGGTCAAGGACTACCCGCACCAGTTCTCCGGCGGTATGCGCCAGCGCGTCATGATCGCCATGGCGCTGGCCATGGACCCGAAGGTGCTCATCGCCGACGAGCCCACCACCGCGCTCGACGTGACGGTGCAGGCGCAGATCATGGACCTGCTCGCGGACCTGCGCCGCGACCTGAACATGGGCCTGATCCTGATCACCCACGACCTCGGCGTGGTCGCCGACGTCGCGGACCGGATCGCGGTCATGTACGCCGGCCGCATCATCGAGCACGCCGACGTGCACACGCTCTACAAGAGCCCCGCGCACCCCTACACCCAGGGCCTGCTCGACTCGATCCCGCGGCTCGACTCCAAGGGCACCGAGCTGGCGACGATCAAGGGCCTGCCGCCGAACCTGCTGCGCCCGCCGACCGGCTGCGCGTTCCACCCGCGCTGCCCGTACGTCAAGTCGGTCTGCACGACCTCGACACCCCGATCGCTGGACCTCGGCCACGGCCGGACCAGCGCCTGCCACTTCGCGAAGGAGATGCTCGATGGCACACTCCGCTGACGCCGTGCAGGGCGCGCCGCGCCCGGCCGGTGAGCCGCTGCTGCGGGTCGAGAACCTGGTCAAGCACTTCCCGATCACCCAGGGCATCCTCTTCAAGAAGAAGATCGGCGCGGTCAAGGCGGTCGACGGGGTCAGCTTCGAGCTGCACCGCGGCGAGACGCTGGGCATCGTGGGCGAGTCCGGCTGCGGCAAGTCCACGCTGGCCAAGCTGCTGATGCGGCTGGAGACGCCGACCGCCGGCCGGGCCGTGCTCGGCGGCAAGGACATCTTCAAGATGGGCGGCCGCGAGCTGCGCCGGCTGCGCCGCAACGTGCAGATGGTGATGCAGGACCCGTACACCTCGCTGAACCCGCGGATGACCGTGGGCGACATCATCGGCGAGCCGTACGAGATCCACACCGAGGTGGCCCCGAAGGGCGACCGCCGGCGCCGGGTGCAGGAGCTGCTGGAGCTGGTCGGCCTCAACCCGGAGCACGTCAACCGCTACCCGCACCAGTTCTCCGGCGGCCAGCGCCAGCGCATCGGCATCGCCCGCGCGCTGGCCCTGCGGCCCGAGATCATCGTCTGCGACGAGCCGGTGTCGGCGCTGGACGTGTCGATCCAGGCGCAGGTCATCAACCTGCTGGAGAAGCTGCAGGGCGAGCTGAACCTGTCCTACATCTTCATCGCGCACGACCTGTCCGTGGTGCGGCACATCTCCGACCGGGTCGGCGTGATGTACCTGGGCAAGATGGTCGAGCTGGGCTCCGACGAGGAGATCTACGAGCGGCCGACCCACCCGTACACCCAGGCCCTGCTGTCGGCGGTGCCGGTGCCGGACCCGGACGCCCGCCAGCACCGCGACGTCATCCGCCTGGTCGGCGACGTGCCGTCCCCGGCCAACCCGCCGTCGGGCTGCCGCTTCCGCACCCGGTGCTGGAAGGCGCAGGAGCGCTGCTCGGTCGAGGAGCCGCTGCTGATCCGCCGCGGCGTCGAGCCGCACCCCAGCGCCTGCCACTTCGCGGAGCTGCGCCAGGTCGTGGGCTGACCCGCCCTGCACGAGAAAGCTCCCGTCACGCTGTTCCAGCAGCGCGGCGGGAGCTTTTCTCGGGCGAACCTCAGTGCGCGAAGTGGCGCGAGCCCGTCAGGTAGAGGGTGATCCCGGCGGCCTTGGCCGCGGCGATGACCTCCTCGTCGCGGATCGAGCCGCCCGGCTGGACCACCGCGGTCACCCCGGCGTCGAGCAGGATCTGCAGCCCGTCGGCGAACGGGAAGAACGCGTCCGAGGCGGCCACCGCGCCGCTGGCCCGCTCACCGGCGCGGGACACCGCGAGCCGGCACGAGTCCACCCGGTTGACCTGGCCCATGCCTACGCCCACGCTGGCGCCGTCCTTGGCCAGCAGGATCGCGTTGGACTTCACCGCGCGCACCGCGCCCCAGGCGAACTCCAGGTCGGCGAGCACCTCGGCCGAGGCGGGCTCACCGGCGGCCAGCCGCCAGTTGTCCGCGTCGTCGCCGTCGGCGGAGAAGTCGTCGCGGGTCTGCACCAGCATGCCGCCGGAGATCTGCCGCAGCTCCACCCGGTTGGGCCGGTACGCCGGGGCCAGCAGGATGCGCAGGTTCTTCTTCGTGGTGAGGATGTCCAGCGCCTCGGTGCTGTACGCCGGGGCCACCACCACCTCGGTGAAGATGTCCTTGATCTGCTCCGCCAGCTCGACGGTGACCTCGGAGTTGACCGCGATGATGCCGCCGTACGCCGAGACCGGGTCGCAGGCGTGCGCCTTGGCGTGCGCGTCCGCCGCCGACTCGGTCGAGATCGCGATGCCGCACGGGTTGGCGTGCTTGATCACGGCCACCGCGTGCACGCCCGCGAAGTCGTGCACGGTGCGCCAGGCGGCGTCGGTGTCGATGTAGTTGTTGTACGACATCTCCTTGCCGCCGAGCTGCTGCGCGCGGGCCAGGCCGGGCGCGGCCGCCGGGTCGATGTAGAGCGCCGCGGCCTGGTGCGGGTTCTCGCCGTAGCGCAGCACGTTCTTGCGCCACACGCCCAGACCGGCGTACTCCGGCCAGCTGATCTCGGCGGCGGCGGGCTCGGCGGGAGCCAGCTCCTGGGCGCACCAGTTGGCCACCGCGATGTCGTAGTCGGCGATGTCGGCGAAGGCCCGCGCGGCCAGCGCGCGGCGGTCCGCCAGGGTGAAGCCGCCGGCCTCCAGCGCCGCCAGCACCACCGGGTACGCGTCGGGCGAGGTGACCACCGCGACGTTGGCGTGGTTCTTGGCCGCCGCGCGCACCATGGCCGGGCCGCCGATGTCGATCTTCTCGATGCACTCGTCCATGGACGCGCCCGAGGCCACCGTCTCGGAGAACGGATACAGGTTGGAGATGAGCAGGTCGAACGCCTCGACCTCCAGCTCGGCCAGCTGCGCGCGGTGCGTGTCCAGGCGTACGTCGGCCAGCAGGCCCGCGTGCACCCGCGGGTGCAGCGTCTTCACCCGGCCGTCGAGGCACTCGGGAAAGCCGGTCAGCTCCTCGACCCGGGTCACCGGCGCGCCGGTCGTCTCCAGCTGCTGCGCGGTGGAACCGGTGGAGACGATCTCGACGCCGTGCCGCCGCAGCGCCGCGGCCAGCCCCTCCAGCCCGGTCTTGTCCCACACGCTGATCAGCGCACGGCGAATGGGCTTGCGCTCCTCCGCACTCATGCCACCGACTCGCTTCGCTCGCCGATGCCATGAGTATCAGACGACATGATTCGCTCCCTGCGCTCGCTCATCCGACGATCACCTTTCTGCCGTTGATGGTCCAGCCGTCGCGGGACAGCCGGCCGACGAAGTCGACCAGCTGGGCGCGCTCGGCCTCCTTGATGCGCTCGGAGAGGGTGTCCTCGGTGTCGTCGTCGAGCACCGGCACCGCGACCTGCGCGATGATCGGGCCGGTGTCCACGCCGCCGTCGACGAAGTGCAGCGTGGCCCCGGCCAGCTTCACCCCGTACGCCAGCGCGTCACGCGGGCCGTGCATGCCGGGGAACGCCGGCAGCAGCGCGTTGTGGGTGTTCACGTAGCGTCCGCCGAACCGGTCCAGGAACGCCTCGCCCACCAGCTTGAGGAAGCCCGCGCCGATCACCAGGTCGGGCTTGTGCTCCGCGACCAGCTCGGTGAAGCCCTCGTCCCACGCCTGCCGGGTGGGGTAGTCGGGGACTCGGGCGACGAAGGTGGGCACCCCGGCGTCCTGCGCGCGGGTGAGGCCGGCGATGCCGTCGCGGTCGGCCCCGACGGCGACGACGGTCGCGCCGTACGCGGGGTCGGCGCATGCGTCGAGCAGAGCCTGCAGATTGGTACCGGAACCGGAGACCAGGACGACGAGGCGAGCGGTCACCTCTGCACCCTATCGGGCAGGCCGGCCCCGGCCCGCGCCGGGTATGACCGCCGTTTACGGCGTTTTGCCCGACAAACACGCGAAGAAAGTAGATATTGGGCAAAGAACTGCATTCCAGAACGTGTCGACCCCGGCCGCCACGCCGGGCGCCCCGCACGTCCTGCCGAACGCGAGGAGCCGCACGTGACGCAACCGCCGAACCAGCCGGAGAGGCCGGAGGAGGAGCCGCCCAGCTGGCCGCCCCCGGTGCCGCCCCGGGAGGACCAGCCGCCGGCCCCGCCCTCGCCGGACGTGCCGCCGCCCCCGGGCGAGCCCGTGCCCCCGCCCCCGGAGGGCAGCACCTGGCGTCCCGAACCGGTCTCCCCCGCCGCACCGGAGCCGGTGTCACCGCCGTCCGCGCCGGAGCCGCCGGCGACGTACTCCGCGCCAGAGCCGCCCGCGACCTACTCCGCCCCCGAGCCGGCCACCACGGGCGGCGTGCCCTGGCCGGAGCCGCCCGGCAGCGTGGACAACCCGTTCAGCCCCCCGCCGTCCTACCAGCCGCCGGTCCCGTCCACGATGAGCGACCCGACGGCACCGCCCCCGCCCACGCCGCCACCGCCGCCGAGCCCGCCCGGCCCGCCGCCGCCCATGCCGCCGGTGCCGCCCCCGCCCTCGCTGG
The Catellatospora sp. IY07-71 DNA segment above includes these coding regions:
- a CDS encoding ABC transporter substrate-binding protein, with protein sequence MQVRRLAAWAALPLAVTLGLTACGKSGGDSGSANQNGVVSIGISEPKHLIPTNTAETGGSQVLSALFAPLVDFDEANKPFEVAAQEITTTDNKTWTVKLKDGWTFHNGEPVTADSYINAWNYGAYGPNAQDNNYFFDKIEGYKAMNPAEATATPEANTLTGLKKVDDKTFTVTLSAPFSEFKSLLGYTAFYPLPKAAWESDTAAPLVLKKDFEQAPVGNGPFKIKGTWQHDSQVEVEKYDAFAGTKPHIGGALFKIYQNSDAEYADLLANNLDVVKQIPTESLSTVQGDLGDRFQQSPSSSFTFLAFPTFDPRFKDVDVRKAISMAIDREEIANKIFQGSQKAAYSFTSPVVAGYRDKTCGTACEFNPTEAKSLYEKAKGPKELNISYNADGPHKQWVEATCNQLKTNLGVDCVATPEPKFADLLTKVKAKEDVGMFRLGWAFDYPSMENYLGPLYSTNGSSNYYGYSNPEFDSLVKAGTEAPTTDEAIKKYQEAEDILAKDLPVLPLRFGQNVFGHSTKVKNVAIDLFTRVDLNKIESVG
- a CDS encoding ABC transporter permease, whose amino-acid sequence is MSDFETVTATELHSATPGPAGAPNAPGQPHTMEVSKPRSATADAWRDLRRRPLFWLAVAIGLLVLAITAVPSLFTSGDPLACSLSNQNAAPSGAAIFGYDYQGCDVYTRAIYGTRNSMMIGFFSALFAGFLAIVAGLTSGFFGGAVDAVISRIVDIVLGLPLILAGLVLMYRIDNAGGGNGARIAGFVLILGGLGWTTAARVVRSSVITAKNQDYVAAARMLGAGNGRIMWRHILPNALAPFLVVITIALGTFIAAEASLSFLGVGLEPPAQSWGQQISAASPIGLVRTNPIPLLVPSTFLALTVLAFIIMGDKIREAFDPKLR
- a CDS encoding ABC transporter ATP-binding protein, producing MAHSADAVQGAPRPAGEPLLRVENLVKHFPITQGILFKKKIGAVKAVDGVSFELHRGETLGIVGESGCGKSTLAKLLMRLETPTAGRAVLGGKDIFKMGGRELRRLRRNVQMVMQDPYTSLNPRMTVGDIIGEPYEIHTEVAPKGDRRRRVQELLELVGLNPEHVNRYPHQFSGGQRQRIGIARALALRPEIIVCDEPVSALDVSIQAQVINLLEKLQGELNLSYIFIAHDLSVVRHISDRVGVMYLGKMVELGSDEEIYERPTHPYTQALLSAVPVPDPDARQHRDVIRLVGDVPSPANPPSGCRFRTRCWKAQERCSVEEPLLIRRGVEPHPSACHFAELRQVVG
- a CDS encoding ABC transporter ATP-binding protein; translated protein: MTDIRVEDAYAPRAGAQHLLEVKDLFVEFHTRDGVARVINGVSYHLDPGETLAVLGESGSGKSVTAQAIMGILDMPPAKIPSGQILYKGEDLLAMPEEKRRQVRGKEIAMIFQDALSALNPVFPVGWQISETLRTRAGMSKKDATRRAIELMDQVKIPAAKARVKDYPHQFSGGMRQRVMIAMALAMDPKVLIADEPTTALDVTVQAQIMDLLADLRRDLNMGLILITHDLGVVADVADRIAVMYAGRIIEHADVHTLYKSPAHPYTQGLLDSIPRLDSKGTELATIKGLPPNLLRPPTGCAFHPRCPYVKSVCTTSTPRSLDLGHGRTSACHFAKEMLDGTLR
- a CDS encoding ABC transporter permease, whose product is MFRYLVRRLLQMILVFLGTTFIVFALMFAGGEGDPIQNLAGEKPVSASQRAQLIEKFHLNDGFFERYWYYLKDLVTGNLGESLTGRDIGTMIAEAFPATAMLATIAILVTILFGVSAGVIAGIRRGSIFDNSTLVLTLVIIGIPTVVLAPLGQLLFGVKFPIFPATANNPPTWYELILPGIVLGLLSVATAMRLTRASVAENLRADFVRTAKSKGMPGRRVIGVHVLRNSLIPIVTFIGVELGSLMGGAIITERVFNISGVGNLLYKNLRLGDAPVVIGTVSVLVIVFLVANLIVDLLYAVLDPRIRYE
- the purN gene encoding phosphoribosylglycinamide formyltransferase, with product MTARLVVLVSGSGTNLQALLDACADPAYGATVVAVGADRDGIAGLTRAQDAGVPTFVARVPDYPTRQAWDEGFTELVAEHKPDLVIGAGFLKLVGEAFLDRFGGRYVNTHNALLPAFPGMHGPRDALAYGVKLAGATLHFVDGGVDTGPIIAQVAVPVLDDDTEDTLSERIKEAERAQLVDFVGRLSRDGWTINGRKVIVG
- the purH gene encoding bifunctional phosphoribosylaminoimidazolecarboxamide formyltransferase/IMP cyclohydrolase → MSAEERKPIRRALISVWDKTGLEGLAAALRRHGVEIVSTGSTAQQLETTGAPVTRVEELTGFPECLDGRVKTLHPRVHAGLLADVRLDTHRAQLAELEVEAFDLLISNLYPFSETVASGASMDECIEKIDIGGPAMVRAAAKNHANVAVVTSPDAYPVVLAALEAGGFTLADRRALAARAFADIADYDIAVANWCAQELAPAEPAAAEISWPEYAGLGVWRKNVLRYGENPHQAAALYIDPAAAPGLARAQQLGGKEMSYNNYIDTDAAWRTVHDFAGVHAVAVIKHANPCGIAISTESAADAHAKAHACDPVSAYGGIIAVNSEVTVELAEQIKDIFTEVVVAPAYSTEALDILTTKKNLRILLAPAYRPNRVELRQISGGMLVQTRDDFSADGDDADNWRLAAGEPASAEVLADLEFAWGAVRAVKSNAILLAKDGASVGVGMGQVNRVDSCRLAVSRAGERASGAVAASDAFFPFADGLQILLDAGVTAVVQPGGSIRDEEVIAAAKAAGITLYLTGSRHFAH